In a genomic window of Pseudomonas oryzihabitans:
- a CDS encoding NAD(P)-binding protein: MDALPSVRKIAILGGGVSAITAAFRLTSEPKWQERYQITLYQQGWRLGGKGASGRNADDHQRIEEHGIHVWFGFYYNAFHSLRHCYEELGRPAGAPLATLDDAFFAHSHTAFADDFQSHWTTWPIDTLALPGKPGEGWNPKPFMTALGNLLEWLLRLGEAEAATPQAVPAGLFARLRAHCREEAQELALSEAERQLHKARAALPESNDHPLLLWLLREARELLARVLEERGQTSISAHRLWLLMDFGLTVLIGMLADEVYDRGFEALNEETFLAWLTRHGASAATQDGAIVKSLHGGIFAYRDGDLEQPNVEAGTVLRAALLALTTSKGSFIWRMQAGMGDVVFAPYYEVLFKRGVNFQFFHQVTGIEAADDGQGQGPRVTRLQMQRQVLLKQEPYQPLVDVKGLPCWPSAPLYEQIDDQVAQQLKDGHINLESSWSGWKGVEQRELRVDHDFDEVILGISVAGLADLSPSLCALDPAFAQMTQAVATVATQAVQLWQDRDVWQLGWTGSPKGGQAPELLGFAAQAMDSWADVTYLVDREDWSSGTPPQDISYFCGVFAATSAPPVGEYSDYPQQQAAQVHKEFIDFMNGNLRAYWPNAGTDQGYHWEYLLAPAAVSGPARFDYQYWRANVDPSERYVQSVAGSSRQRLATDGTVCCNLYLTGDWIDNGFNMGCVESATLSGLQTARAILGHGEVLPGEDAFQ; this comes from the coding sequence ATGGATGCATTACCTTCTGTCCGCAAGATAGCCATTCTAGGCGGCGGCGTTTCCGCCATTACCGCCGCATTTCGTCTTACTAGTGAGCCGAAATGGCAGGAGCGTTACCAGATCACCCTGTATCAGCAGGGCTGGCGTCTGGGTGGCAAGGGCGCCAGCGGGCGCAACGCCGATGACCACCAGCGCATCGAAGAGCACGGCATCCACGTCTGGTTCGGCTTCTACTACAACGCCTTCCATAGTCTGAGACACTGCTACGAGGAACTCGGCCGCCCCGCCGGTGCGCCCCTGGCGACCCTCGACGACGCCTTCTTCGCCCATTCCCATACCGCCTTCGCCGATGACTTCCAGAGCCACTGGACCACCTGGCCCATCGACACCCTGGCGCTGCCGGGCAAACCTGGCGAAGGCTGGAATCCCAAGCCCTTCATGACCGCCCTGGGCAACCTGCTGGAATGGCTGCTGCGGTTGGGCGAAGCCGAAGCGGCTACCCCTCAGGCGGTTCCCGCCGGACTGTTCGCCCGCCTGCGTGCGCACTGCCGCGAAGAGGCCCAGGAACTGGCCCTGAGCGAAGCGGAGCGCCAGCTGCACAAGGCGCGCGCCGCCCTGCCCGAGAGCAACGATCATCCCCTGCTGCTCTGGCTGCTGCGCGAAGCCCGCGAACTGTTGGCACGGGTACTGGAGGAGCGTGGCCAGACCAGCATCAGCGCCCACCGACTGTGGCTGCTGATGGACTTCGGCCTCACGGTGCTCATCGGCATGCTCGCCGACGAGGTCTATGACCGGGGCTTCGAAGCCCTCAACGAGGAAACCTTCCTGGCCTGGCTGACCCGCCATGGCGCCAGCGCCGCGACCCAGGACGGCGCGATCGTCAAATCACTGCACGGCGGCATCTTCGCCTACCGGGATGGCGACCTGGAGCAGCCCAACGTCGAAGCCGGCACCGTTCTGCGTGCCGCCCTGCTGGCCCTGACCACCTCCAAGGGCTCCTTCATCTGGCGCATGCAAGCCGGGATGGGCGACGTGGTGTTCGCGCCCTACTACGAGGTGCTGTTCAAGCGCGGGGTGAATTTCCAGTTCTTCCATCAGGTGACCGGCATCGAGGCCGCCGACGACGGCCAGGGACAGGGCCCACGGGTGACCCGCCTGCAGATGCAGCGCCAGGTCCTGCTCAAGCAGGAACCCTATCAGCCGCTGGTGGACGTCAAGGGCCTGCCCTGCTGGCCCTCGGCGCCCCTCTACGAGCAGATCGATGATCAGGTCGCCCAGCAACTCAAGGACGGCCACATCAATCTGGAATCCAGCTGGAGTGGCTGGAAAGGCGTCGAACAACGGGAATTGCGCGTCGATCATGACTTCGACGAGGTGATCCTGGGGATTTCCGTGGCGGGCCTGGCGGATCTCTCGCCCAGCCTCTGCGCCCTGGATCCCGCCTTCGCCCAGATGACCCAGGCGGTCGCCACGGTGGCCACCCAGGCGGTGCAGCTCTGGCAGGACCGGGACGTCTGGCAACTGGGCTGGACCGGCTCGCCCAAGGGTGGCCAGGCACCGGAACTGCTCGGCTTCGCCGCCCAGGCGATGGACTCCTGGGCCGACGTCACCTATCTAGTGGACCGCGAGGATTGGTCGAGTGGCACCCCGCCGCAGGACATCAGCTACTTCTGTGGTGTCTTCGCTGCCACGAGCGCCCCACCGGTCGGCGAATACAGCGACTACCCGCAACAGCAGGCCGCTCAGGTGCACAAGGAGTTCATCGACTTCATGAACGGCAATCTACGCGCCTACTGGCCGAACGCCGGGACCGATCAGGGCTATCACTGGGAGTACCTGCTGGCGCCCGCCGCGGTCAGTGGCCCCGCCCGCTTCGACTATCAGTACTGGCGTGCCAACGTCGACCCCAGCGAGCGTTACGTGCAGAGCGTGGCTGGCAGCAGTCGCCAGCGACTTGCTACCGACGGCACCGTCTGCTGCAACCTCTATCTGACCGGCGATTGGATCGACAACGGCTTCAACATGGGCTGCGTGGAGTCGGCGACCCTATCCGGTCTGCAGACCGCTCGCGCCATCCTCGGCCATGGGGAGGTCCTGCCCGGGGAAGACGCCTTCCAGTGA
- the ccmI gene encoding c-type cytochrome biogenesis protein CcmI: MLAFWGLAGLLSILALLILLIPLLRGGRTEVANRAALNRALYRERLAEVQARVERGELDAQAVELAEAEAARNLLADSAVVERAPARRGRRLGIAVAFVVPALALGLYLLLGALPELQLSQRLAEPPRSPQALLATLEEATRLQPQAADNWYLLARAYAGLGRYGEAVTAFEQVIQRDGRRPEVLGQLAQARFFAAGRKLDAQTQALADEALQANPVEPTTLGLLGIAAYEQGDYAQAARHWQRLSAALAPGDPLRQALVEGIGQAERAAQAAGQGKAPGIEVEVSLAPEVAQRVRPGDSVFVLALAEGASGPPLAVRRLRVADLPTRVRLDDGDAMLPQRRLSDQRWVRPVVVIARNGDPLKGDWRHEGEPLDLPTTTLGRLRVVAGDALTQ, from the coding sequence ATGCTGGCGTTCTGGGGCCTGGCGGGCCTGCTGTCGATCCTGGCGCTGCTGATCCTGCTGATCCCGCTGCTGCGCGGCGGTCGCACGGAGGTGGCGAATCGCGCGGCGCTCAATCGGGCTCTCTACCGGGAGCGGCTGGCGGAGGTCCAAGCGCGTGTTGAGCGCGGTGAACTGGATGCCCAGGCTGTGGAGCTGGCCGAAGCAGAGGCCGCGCGGAACCTGCTCGCCGATAGCGCGGTGGTCGAGCGAGCCCCGGCGCGACGCGGGCGGCGGCTGGGGATCGCCGTCGCCTTTGTGGTGCCCGCTTTGGCGCTGGGGCTCTATCTGCTGCTGGGGGCCCTGCCGGAGTTGCAGCTCAGCCAGCGGCTCGCCGAACCGCCACGTTCGCCCCAGGCGCTGCTCGCCACCCTGGAGGAGGCGACGCGGCTGCAACCCCAGGCGGCCGACAACTGGTACCTGCTGGCCCGGGCCTATGCCGGCCTGGGTCGTTATGGCGAAGCGGTGACGGCCTTCGAACAGGTGATCCAGCGCGACGGTCGGCGACCCGAGGTGCTGGGGCAATTGGCCCAGGCACGCTTCTTCGCCGCCGGCCGGAAACTGGATGCCCAGACCCAGGCGCTGGCCGACGAGGCCCTGCAGGCCAATCCGGTCGAGCCCACCACCCTGGGCCTGCTGGGCATCGCGGCCTATGAACAGGGTGATTACGCCCAGGCCGCCCGCCACTGGCAGCGTTTGAGCGCCGCGCTCGCGCCCGGAGATCCACTGCGCCAGGCGCTGGTGGAAGGCATAGGCCAGGCCGAGCGCGCGGCGCAGGCGGCGGGGCAGGGCAAGGCTCCGGGGATCGAGGTGGAGGTCAGCCTGGCACCAGAGGTGGCGCAGCGGGTACGGCCTGGGGATAGCGTCTTCGTCCTGGCCTTGGCCGAGGGGGCGTCCGGTCCGCCGCTGGCGGTGCGGCGCCTGCGGGTAGCCGACCTGCCGACGCGGGTGCGGCTCGACGATGGCGACGCCATGCTGCCCCAGCGCCGGCTCTCGGATCAGCGCTGGGTACGCCCGGTGGTGGTCATCGCGCGCAATGGCGATCCGCTGAAGGGCGACTGGCGACACGAAGGCGAGCCGCTGGACCTGCCGACCACCACGCTCGGTCGACTACGCGTGGTAGCGGGGGACGCCCTCACGCAATGA
- a CDS encoding cytochrome c-type biogenesis protein produces MKARWLCIALLFWSALAGAAIETYGFRDDAERARFQALTRELRCPKCQNQDLADSNAPIAGDLRREIQRLMAAGQSDEQIIAYLEQRYGEFIRYRPPFEGRTLLLWTLPVLGLLGGAGLLVILTRRRRPEQSLSAAERERLAALQAEEER; encoded by the coding sequence ATGAAGGCCAGGTGGCTGTGCATCGCCTTGTTGTTCTGGTCGGCCCTGGCTGGTGCGGCCATCGAGACCTATGGCTTTCGCGACGACGCCGAGCGGGCGCGCTTCCAGGCGCTGACCCGTGAACTGCGCTGTCCCAAATGCCAGAACCAGGACCTGGCCGATTCCAATGCGCCCATCGCCGGCGATCTGCGCCGGGAAATCCAGCGGCTGATGGCGGCCGGGCAGAGCGATGAGCAGATCATCGCCTACCTGGAGCAGCGCTATGGCGAATTCATCCGCTATCGACCGCCCTTCGAGGGGCGCACCCTGTTGCTCTGGACCCTGCCGGTGCTCGGACTGCTGGGTGGTGCCGGGCTGCTGGTGATCCTCACCCGTCGCCGTCGCCCGGAACAGAGCCTGAGCGCGGCCGAGCGCGAGCGCCTGGCCGCCCTGCAGGCGGAGGAGGAGCGCTGA
- a CDS encoding DsbE family thiol:disulfide interchange protein, with protein sequence MRRRLLLCLPLLAFLVLAGFLYRGLYRDPQVLPSALVGQPFPAFSLPGVLDEQLISRQDLLGRPALVNVWGTWCVACREEHPLLNRLKAQGVVIHGVNYKDDNASARRWLAKFHDPYRLDIRDDEGRLGLDLGVYGAPETFLIDAQGIVRYRHVGVVDQRVWDEELGPRYQALVAAP encoded by the coding sequence ATGCGCCGTCGCCTGTTGCTCTGCCTGCCGTTGCTGGCCTTCCTGGTGTTGGCCGGCTTTCTCTATCGTGGGCTCTATCGCGATCCCCAGGTCCTGCCCTCGGCACTGGTCGGCCAGCCATTCCCGGCCTTTTCGCTGCCGGGCGTGCTGGATGAGCAGCTAATCAGCCGCCAGGACCTGCTCGGCCGGCCAGCGCTGGTCAATGTCTGGGGCACCTGGTGCGTAGCCTGCCGCGAGGAGCATCCCCTGCTGAATCGACTCAAGGCCCAGGGCGTGGTCATCCACGGGGTGAACTACAAGGACGACAACGCCAGTGCCCGGCGCTGGCTGGCGAAATTCCACGATCCCTATCGGCTCGACATCCGCGATGACGAGGGCCGGCTGGGGCTGGACCTGGGCGTCTATGGCGCGCCGGAGACCTTTCTGATCGACGCCCAGGGCATCGTGCGCTATCGCCACGTCGGCGTGGTCGACCAGCGCGTCTGGGATGAAGAACTCGGGCCACGCTACCAGGCCCTGGTGGCGGCGCCATGA
- a CDS encoding heme lyase CcmF/NrfE family subunit, whose translation MIPELGQLCLLLALAMALVQGTVPLLGAWRGQADWMRLARPAAFGQCLFLALAFAALTWAFLQDDFSVAYVAANSNSRLPWYYKVSATWGAHEGSLLLWALTLSAWSLAVAVRSRQLPQALLARVLGILGLVALGFLTFLVATSNPFARLLPQFPREGNDLNPLLQDPGLILHPPMLYMGYVGFSVAFAFALAALLEGRLDAAWARWARPWTLLAWAFLGCGIVLGSWWAYYELGWGGWWFWDPVENASFMPWLVGTALLHSLAVTEKRGLFKGWTVLLAIAAFSLSLLGTFLVRSGVLTSVHAFASDPTRGVFILAFLLLVVGGSLALFAWRAPALGGSAAFGLASREALLLINNLILVTAAATVLLGTLYPLIIDSLTGAKLSVGPPYFDLLFVPLMALLMLALGVGVLVRWKHSPTLWLAKLLAPILLASAALAGLAAWWLEQPRAAILAVLALAAWVVLTALRDVLGKVQALGWRRGLRSQPRSYWGMQVAHLGLAVLALGVVLASQLDVQRDLRLAPGEHLELGGYRFGFAGTQHYEGPNFSAERALLQVERDGRVVALLAPEKRRYLASGAVMTEAAIDAGLTRDLYVALGEPLGAGAWAVRIQIKPFVRLIWLGGLLTALGGLLALADPRYRQRRRTSLSSSAESL comes from the coding sequence ATGATTCCCGAACTCGGTCAGCTCTGCCTGTTGCTGGCGCTCGCCATGGCCCTGGTGCAGGGCACGGTGCCCTTGCTGGGTGCCTGGCGGGGCCAGGCGGACTGGATGCGCCTGGCGCGGCCGGCAGCTTTCGGCCAGTGCCTGTTCCTGGCACTGGCCTTCGCGGCCCTGACCTGGGCCTTCTTGCAGGATGACTTCTCGGTGGCCTATGTGGCCGCCAATTCCAACAGCCGCCTGCCCTGGTACTACAAGGTCAGCGCCACCTGGGGCGCCCATGAGGGCTCGCTGCTGCTCTGGGCGTTGACCCTGTCGGCCTGGAGCCTGGCGGTGGCGGTCCGTTCGCGCCAACTACCCCAGGCGCTACTGGCGCGGGTGCTGGGCATCCTCGGCTTGGTGGCCCTGGGCTTCCTGACCTTCCTGGTCGCCACCTCCAATCCCTTCGCCCGGTTGCTGCCGCAGTTCCCGCGGGAGGGTAACGATCTCAATCCGCTGCTGCAGGACCCCGGCCTGATCCTGCATCCGCCCATGCTCTACATGGGCTATGTCGGCTTTTCAGTGGCCTTCGCCTTTGCCCTGGCAGCCCTCTTGGAAGGACGCCTGGATGCCGCCTGGGCGCGCTGGGCGCGGCCCTGGACGCTGCTCGCCTGGGCCTTCCTCGGCTGCGGCATCGTGCTGGGTTCCTGGTGGGCCTATTACGAACTGGGGTGGGGCGGCTGGTGGTTCTGGGACCCGGTGGAGAACGCCTCCTTCATGCCTTGGCTAGTGGGTACGGCGCTGCTGCATTCCCTCGCCGTGACCGAGAAACGCGGCCTGTTCAAGGGCTGGACGGTACTGCTGGCCATCGCCGCCTTTTCCCTCAGCCTGCTGGGGACCTTCCTGGTGCGCTCCGGGGTGCTGACCTCGGTGCACGCCTTCGCCAGCGATCCGACCCGCGGGGTGTTCATCCTGGCCTTCCTGCTGCTGGTGGTCGGCGGCTCCTTGGCGCTGTTCGCCTGGCGCGCGCCGGCGCTCGGCGGGTCGGCAGCCTTCGGCCTGGCGTCGCGCGAGGCGCTGCTGCTGATCAATAACCTGATCCTGGTGACGGCCGCCGCCACGGTGCTGCTGGGTACCCTCTATCCCTTGATCATCGACAGCCTCACCGGCGCCAAGCTGTCGGTCGGTCCGCCGTATTTCGATCTGCTGTTCGTGCCGCTGATGGCGTTGCTGATGCTGGCTCTGGGGGTTGGGGTGCTGGTGCGCTGGAAGCACAGCCCGACACTCTGGCTGGCCAAATTGCTGGCGCCTATCCTGCTGGCCAGCGCGGCCCTGGCCGGACTGGCCGCCTGGTGGCTCGAACAGCCCAGGGCCGCCATCCTGGCGGTGCTGGCGTTGGCGGCCTGGGTGGTGCTGACCGCCTTGCGCGATGTGCTGGGCAAGGTGCAGGCGCTGGGCTGGCGGCGCGGCTTGCGCAGCCAGCCGCGCAGCTACTGGGGTATGCAGGTGGCGCATCTGGGCCTGGCTGTGCTCGCCCTGGGCGTGGTGTTGGCCAGCCAGCTGGACGTGCAGCGCGACCTGCGCCTGGCACCGGGCGAACATCTCGAACTCGGCGGTTATCGCTTCGGTTTCGCTGGCACCCAGCACTACGAGGGGCCGAACTTCAGCGCCGAGCGGGCCCTGCTGCAGGTGGAGCGCGACGGTCGGGTGGTGGCGCTGCTCGCGCCGGAGAAGCGTCGTTACCTGGCCAGCGGCGCGGTGATGACCGAGGCCGCCATCGACGCCGGCCTGACCCGCGATCTCTATGTCGCCCTCGGCGAACCCCTTGGCGCGGGGGCCTGGGCAGTCCGTATCCAGATCAAGCCCTTCGTCCGGCTGATCTGGCTGGGTGGCCTGCTCACCGCCCTGGGCGGACTGCTGGCGCTGGCTGATCCGCGTTATCGCCAGCGCCGCCGAACCTCCCTGTCTTCCTCTGCGGAGTCGCTCTAG
- the ccmE gene encoding cytochrome c maturation protein CcmE, which yields MNPVRRRRLLWVLLLLLGVGGAAALALSALQQNINLFYTPSQIAQGEAPRDRRIRAGGMVEKGSLVRAADSLAVSFVITDFQREVRVSYAGILPDLFREGQGVVALGRLDDQGRLVADQILAKHDEKYMPPEVSQALRQAGRPLDGTRPAP from the coding sequence ATGAATCCGGTCCGGCGGCGCCGGCTGCTGTGGGTGCTGTTGTTGCTGCTCGGCGTGGGTGGCGCCGCGGCGCTGGCCCTCAGCGCCCTGCAGCAGAACATCAACCTCTTCTATACCCCGAGCCAGATCGCCCAGGGCGAGGCGCCCCGCGACCGGCGCATCCGCGCCGGGGGCATGGTGGAAAAGGGCAGCCTGGTACGGGCGGCGGATTCGCTCGCCGTGAGCTTCGTCATCACCGACTTCCAGCGCGAGGTGCGGGTCAGCTATGCCGGCATCCTGCCGGACCTATTCCGCGAGGGGCAGGGCGTGGTCGCCCTGGGACGGCTCGATGACCAGGGCCGGCTGGTCGCCGACCAGATCCTCGCCAAGCACGACGAGAAATACATGCCGCCCGAAGTGAGCCAGGCCCTGCGCCAGGCCGGTCGGCCGCTGGATGGCACGAGGCCGGCGCCATGA
- the ccmD gene encoding heme exporter protein CcmD — MSGIDWAQALGMGRYGLYVWPAFGLTLAILTGLLWHGRLARHRLQRELRQRWRRERQL; from the coding sequence ATGAGCGGCATCGACTGGGCCCAGGCGCTGGGCATGGGCAGATACGGCCTCTATGTCTGGCCGGCCTTCGGTTTGACCCTGGCGATCCTGACTGGACTGCTGTGGCACGGCCGGCTGGCACGCCATCGCCTGCAGCGTGAACTGCGCCAGCGCTGGCGACGGGAGCGGCAGTTATGA
- a CDS encoding heme ABC transporter permease, producing the protein MNWTWLHRLGSPAIFYRLAGRLQGPCLALAGLLLAVGLVWGLFLAPPDYQQGDSFRILYVHVPAAFVAQSCYLLLAIAGAVGLVWRLKLADVALRAAAPLGAWMTVIALATGSLWGIPTWGTWWIWDARLTSMLILLFLYLGIIALGQAIAQRDSAARACAILALVGSVNLPIIKYSVDWWSTLHQPATFSLVERPPMPPAMWLPLLVMVLGFYLFFAGLLLQRMRLELLRREWRSRWVQAELGEERP; encoded by the coding sequence ATGAACTGGACCTGGCTGCATCGACTGGGCTCGCCCGCCATCTTCTATCGCCTGGCCGGTCGCCTGCAGGGACCCTGCCTGGCGCTGGCCGGGCTGTTGCTCGCCGTTGGCCTGGTGTGGGGGCTGTTCCTGGCGCCGCCGGACTATCAGCAGGGCGACAGCTTCCGCATCCTCTATGTCCATGTGCCGGCCGCCTTCGTGGCGCAGTCCTGCTATCTGCTGCTGGCCATCGCTGGGGCCGTCGGGCTGGTCTGGCGGCTCAAGCTGGCCGACGTGGCCCTGCGCGCCGCCGCGCCTCTTGGCGCCTGGATGACGGTGATCGCCCTGGCGACCGGCTCGCTGTGGGGCATACCCACCTGGGGCACCTGGTGGATCTGGGACGCCCGGCTCACCTCGATGCTGATCCTACTGTTCCTCTACCTGGGCATCATCGCCCTCGGTCAGGCCATCGCCCAACGGGACAGCGCTGCCCGAGCCTGCGCCATCCTGGCCCTGGTCGGTTCGGTGAATCTGCCGATCATCAAGTATTCGGTGGACTGGTGGAGCACCCTGCATCAGCCGGCCACCTTCAGCCTGGTGGAGCGCCCGCCGATGCCGCCGGCGATGTGGTTGCCATTGCTGGTGATGGTGCTGGGCTTCTATCTGTTCTTCGCCGGCCTGCTGCTGCAACGGATGCGCCTGGAATTGCTGCGCCGTGAGTGGCGCAGTCGCTGGGTGCAGGCCGAACTGGGCGAGGAGCGGCCATGA
- the ccmB gene encoding heme exporter protein CcmB encodes MTGACLAILRREWRLACRRPAQWLTPLTFYALVVMLFPLALGPDSRQLATLAPGLLWIALLLALLLGQEALFRSEWQDGSLEHWLLAPQPLALLVLLKLLVHWCSAGLALVALTPLLALMLGLPVTALPATLAALVLGSLALTLIGAIGAALTVGLARGGLLLALLNLPLQIPILILGTSILDAARLGLPVTGLLLWLGCLTLLALTLAPLAVAAGLRIGVAQ; translated from the coding sequence GTGACCGGCGCCTGCCTGGCCATCCTGCGCCGCGAGTGGCGCCTGGCCTGCCGCCGACCGGCGCAGTGGCTCACGCCGCTGACCTTTTACGCCTTGGTGGTGATGCTATTTCCCCTGGCCCTGGGCCCGGACAGCCGCCAATTGGCCACGCTGGCACCGGGCCTCTTGTGGATCGCGCTGCTCCTGGCCCTGTTGCTCGGCCAGGAGGCGCTGTTCCGTAGCGAATGGCAGGACGGTTCTCTCGAACACTGGCTGCTGGCGCCTCAGCCCCTGGCGCTGCTGGTGCTGCTCAAGCTGTTGGTGCACTGGTGCTCCGCCGGCCTCGCGCTGGTGGCGTTGACGCCCCTGCTGGCGCTGATGCTCGGGCTGCCGGTGACGGCTCTGCCGGCAACCCTGGCGGCGCTGGTGCTGGGCAGCCTGGCCCTGACCCTGATCGGTGCCATCGGCGCGGCCCTTACCGTCGGGCTGGCCCGCGGCGGTCTGCTGTTGGCGCTGCTTAATCTGCCCCTGCAGATCCCCATCCTCATCCTCGGCACCAGCATCCTGGACGCGGCGCGCCTGGGCCTGCCGGTGACGGGACTGCTGCTCTGGCTGGGCTGCCTGACGCTGTTGGCCCTGACCCTGGCGCCCCTGGCCGTGGCTGCTGGCCTGCGCATCGGGGTCGCCCAATGA
- the ccmA gene encoding cytochrome c biogenesis heme-transporting ATPase CcmA, translating to MNPPLLDAVALRCERGDRLLFDGLNLSVRPGELWQIDGVNGSGKTSLLRILAGLLPADSGTVRRPPAAELLWLGHAPGIAEGLTARENLHTLASLWRPASAEACTAALATLGLAELADELCARLSAGQRRRVALARLHLPEPPALWLLDEPFTALDAATCQRLEQRLQAHCLDGGAVVLSSHRELDSVPASYRRLALDGGR from the coding sequence GTGAACCCGCCCCTGCTCGACGCCGTCGCGCTCCGTTGCGAACGGGGCGATCGCCTGCTGTTCGACGGCCTGAACCTGAGCGTGCGTCCGGGGGAGTTGTGGCAGATCGATGGCGTCAATGGCAGTGGCAAGACCAGTCTGCTGCGGATCCTGGCAGGGCTGTTGCCAGCTGACAGCGGTACGGTGCGCAGACCCCCGGCGGCTGAGCTGCTCTGGCTGGGCCATGCCCCGGGCATCGCCGAAGGCCTGACCGCCCGGGAAAATCTGCACACCCTGGCGAGCCTGTGGCGGCCCGCCAGTGCCGAAGCCTGCACGGCGGCACTCGCGACCCTTGGCCTGGCCGAGCTGGCGGATGAGCTCTGCGCGCGGTTATCGGCCGGTCAGCGCCGCCGGGTCGCCCTGGCGCGGCTCCATTTGCCCGAGCCGCCCGCCCTGTGGTTGCTGGACGAACCCTTCACCGCCCTGGATGCGGCGACCTGCCAGCGCCTGGAACAACGACTGCAAGCGCATTGCCTGGACGGCGGCGCCGTGGTGCTGAGCAGTCACCGCGAATTGGACAGCGTACCCGCCTCTTACCGCCGCCTGGCGTTGGACGGTGGCCGGTGA
- a CDS encoding flagellar hook-length control protein FliK codes for MPSIPTISLSPGVTPTLPVRAAAAQASDAGAQILQALQSLDDLIPAGTTATAEVLATRPAGQNFQFLLQLQLAQGGSVLLTTQSPTNNLPVGSQLLVSTLSSTQLAVLLQSLDGVEAPPPPLQQLDLRQLPVGTTLQLRVLSSLLQQTSGTPTYEVIAKALTSSLEGKQLKLESPRPVPVGSLLTVVIKDSQEVTVLPLAQRLDQLDIDHQLQSQGQRQLSMNGLLQWLQDALPEQELPPSVGSALKALLANLEDTEALTTPQGWTRALARSGLQLEQQLLDRSGSDIQEDFKANLLRLVDRLLASMPGDPLRNPQVLAQAAQQNLPDALRRALGGVASANRQPTALDFPLGERDGRGLSAANAELDELLQLATGVIARLQTHQLASLAQTQVLPDGYYLSTWQTEIPWRDGERLGAVQVRFQEERPPPDTHGETRDSLWKVELAFDLAPLGPLQVRAQLASGRLSSEFWAEKGATAALIDTELPHLRERLLAAGFVVGDLSSRQGRPARNPRTSLEQRWIDDTA; via the coding sequence ATGCCTTCCATTCCTACGATCTCGCTCAGTCCTGGCGTCACGCCCACCCTGCCCGTCCGGGCCGCGGCGGCGCAGGCGTCGGACGCCGGTGCGCAGATCCTGCAGGCACTGCAGTCCCTCGACGACCTCATTCCCGCTGGCACCACGGCCACCGCCGAGGTGCTCGCCACCCGTCCGGCCGGGCAGAATTTCCAATTCCTGCTGCAGCTCCAGCTCGCCCAGGGTGGCAGCGTGCTGCTCACCACCCAGAGCCCGACCAACAACCTGCCGGTCGGTAGCCAGTTGCTGGTGAGCACCCTGAGTTCCACCCAGTTGGCCGTGCTGCTGCAGAGCCTGGACGGGGTCGAGGCACCGCCACCACCGCTGCAGCAACTGGACCTGCGCCAGTTGCCGGTGGGCACCACCCTGCAGTTGCGGGTATTGAGCAGCCTGCTGCAACAGACCAGTGGCACCCCCACCTACGAGGTGATCGCCAAGGCGCTGACCTCCAGTCTCGAAGGCAAGCAGCTCAAGCTGGAATCACCCCGCCCGGTACCTGTGGGCAGCCTGCTGACGGTGGTGATCAAGGACAGCCAGGAAGTCACGGTGCTGCCCCTGGCGCAGCGGCTCGACCAGCTCGACATCGATCACCAGCTCCAGAGCCAAGGCCAACGCCAGCTGTCGATGAACGGCTTGCTGCAGTGGCTGCAGGACGCCCTTCCCGAGCAGGAGCTGCCGCCGTCGGTGGGCAGCGCGCTCAAGGCGCTGCTGGCCAACCTGGAAGACACCGAGGCCCTCACCACGCCCCAGGGCTGGACCCGCGCCCTGGCCCGCAGCGGACTGCAACTGGAGCAGCAATTGCTGGACCGTAGCGGCTCCGATATTCAGGAAGACTTCAAGGCCAATCTGCTGCGCCTGGTCGACCGCCTGCTGGCCAGCATGCCAGGCGATCCGCTGCGCAATCCCCAGGTGCTGGCCCAGGCCGCCCAGCAGAATCTACCGGACGCCCTGCGCCGCGCCCTGGGCGGCGTCGCCAGCGCCAACCGCCAACCCACGGCCCTGGACTTTCCCCTGGGCGAGCGCGACGGTCGTGGCCTCAGCGCCGCCAATGCCGAACTCGACGAATTGCTGCAATTGGCCACCGGCGTCATCGCGCGATTGCAGACCCACCAGCTCGCCAGCCTGGCGCAGACCCAGGTCCTGCCGGACGGCTACTACCTGTCCACCTGGCAGACCGAAATCCCCTGGCGCGACGGCGAGCGACTCGGCGCGGTGCAGGTCCGCTTCCAGGAAGAACGACCGCCGCCGGATACCCACGGTGAAACCCGCGACAGCCTGTGGAAAGTGGAACTGGCCTTCGACCTGGCGCCACTCGGCCCCCTGCAGGTCCGTGCCCAACTCGCCAGCGGTCGACTGTCGAGCGAATTCTGGGCGGAAAAAGGCGCCACCGCGGCGCTGATCGATACCGAATTGCCCCATCTGCGCGAGCGCCTGCTGGCGGCCGGCTTCGTGGTCGGCGATCTCAGCAGCCGCCAAGGCCGACCCGCGCGCAATCCGCGTACCTCCCTCGAACAACGCTGGATCGACGATACCGCATGA